Proteins encoded in a region of the Neodiprion lecontei isolate iyNeoLeco1 chromosome 5, iyNeoLeco1.1, whole genome shotgun sequence genome:
- the LOC107224081 gene encoding rho guanine nucleotide exchange factor 10 isoform X3, giving the protein MSTGTEPYSPRSHRPETSPRKTFLFTPLFASCVGIRHEPRSRCRSWDDVGSARMESASQQHRNPHPPLEATRSTQSTQSARSEDSWCSASDHDLSSDDESEKSNISIKSNGQLRNTLHKARTLCDKWRSQNLRVNNPPEPLESPNNQGRLSRWFSIRRGSTNQYDVDTCDTISLTSPMKASQMPQLREVEEENGAMVQFQCMQQRRQAPPTLPPVPSNLTPQQLKRRHIVAAIVHSENSYVATLQRLVNDYKKPLEESSPPVLGQSKIATLFHRLPEILQCHTLFRIALAECVRSWDKDEKLGDVFVASFSKAIVLDIYSGFINNFSVAMDLAKQESKRKTALSDFFKVKQISAHDRLSFFGLMVKPVQRFPQFILFLQDLLKHTPQGHHDRMSLQLALTQLESLAEMLNERKREAEQFQAFKEMLRHVSGKLSHRPLSSSSRYLIREDNVTQLEFNQNGMITKSKRRRLLLLNDLVVCVSVAPRSTEDFSGSERLSLKWTYPVADVEIQDTSTSPTLRRLLTAGLNKGGSLKSDRSGECGQAGADSLCAEMSDLMQDYEVMSRISDLVAQLKGSYNGMTPENTKQILQSIQSSIQQKDEDMIWADSCCLQLTTKQGQMYTFQTENPFVKKDWVTELRLAQLALDPNNSPAWEVPEQEQRPSTKMPLFVSSQPVYHSQHQSEVRCGCYYTTQNPRPTRRRGRNQSYLWICTSDGVSSHVTVFGQSTTATTTALKQIIAFDLVETRVAAVEFVKGLYNEPVTLASDLVWMGTDSRKLIIYAASEPEKQEELGSYPVSGSVVQIKYHCDNVFVALGTGSLLMFIRQFDGSWLLRNPLEISLGNDPVSCLMPINTFVYAACGKKVWVLNGNNGEVTKSFSAQHEHVGNVKLMAHSGVGLWVSLKNSSTVCLYHTETFKHLQDINIASNVLRVTKPSSSNNSCGDNLNNNQTVVTVTALMACKGLLWVGTNVGISLTIPLPRLEGVPIISGRVNISYHAHFGPITFLLAIQNNKNTTNCIKEEIIEEDNVQLRNKDVEHNHRPRDRASLDASLSSNMAKFKQQLTSSPVMLRRKRSKENEYRGSKTLPRGLGCGGCLLSSSITSSQSSGENCDVYGLYGELMYVKDYENENSSGIDPIYETLRQSDPELAAIPNKVSTLDRRLKMKITRPRSLDLSNWSVDSHASSLYTSSGSEENLSLKAGKLSRNSSNASRNAPYEITIPASNNTTPPVKDITPVVKSKVNGKKNKGSQQIDQPKRTVLTLMGGRGYINWRLPNIQSVVDKNPKSTYTLKDPNSNDAHIVLWEMKL; this is encoded by the exons ATGAGCCCCGTTCAAGATGTAGATCATGGGATGACGTAGGCTCAGCTAGAATGGAGTCAGCTAGCCAACAGCACAGAAATCCTCACCCTCCGTTGGAGGCAACGAGGTCGACGCAGTCAACTCAGTCTGCGCGTAGCGAGGATTCTTGGTGTTCTGCATCCGATCATGACCTTTCTTCTGATGATGAGAGCGAGAAAAGTAATATCAGTATTAA GAGCAACGGTCAGTTGAGGAATACTTTACACAAGGCACGAACGCTTTGTGACAAATGGAGGTCTCAGAATTTGAGGGTGAACAATCCGCCGGAGCCGCTAGAGTCGCCTAACAACCAAGGCAGACTTTCGAGGTGGTTTAGTATCCGGAGGGGATCCACAAATCAGTACGATGTGGATACGTGTGACACCATTTCCTTAACCAGCCCGATGAAAGCTTCGCAGATGCCACAGTTGCGCGAG GTTGAAGAGGAAAATGGAGCTATGGTACAGTTTCAATGTATGCAGCAGCGCAGACAAGCGCCGCCAACTCTTCCTCCTGTTCCTTCTAATTTGACACCTCAACAACTCAAGAGAAGACATATTGTAGCCGCGATTGTTCACTCGGAAAATAGCTATGTTGCTACCCTGCAAAGGCTTGTTAAT GATTATAAAAAGCCTCTGGAAGAATCATCTCCACCTGTACTTGGCCAGTCAAAAATAGCTACGTTATTTCACAGGCTACCAGAAATATTGCAGTGTCACACGTTGTTCAGAATAGCTCTAGCTGAGTGTGTACGATCATGGGATaaggatgaaaaattaggTGACGTGTTTGTTGCGAGCTTTAGCAAGGCTATTGTATTGGACATATATAGCGGCTTTATTAACAACTTTTCCGTCGCAATGGATCTGGCTAAACAGGAATCAAAGCGAAAGACTGCTCTGTCTGATTTTTTTAAG GTCAAACAAATTAGCGCGCACGACAGATTGTCATTTTTTGGACTGATGGTGAAACCAGTTCAGAGGTTTCcacaatttatattatttttacaa GACTTATTAAAACATACGCCCCAAGGGCATCATGACAGAATGTCGTTGCAGCTGGCATTGACCCAACTAGAGAGCCTGGCAGAGATGTTAAACGAGAGGAAACGTGAGGCTGAACAATTCCAAGCATTTAAGGAAATGTTACGTCACGTTTCTGGCAAACTCTCTCATCGTCCCCTTTCCTCTTCTTCGCGTTATCTAATTAGAGAGGATAACGTTACGCAACTG GAATTCAATCAAAATGGAATGATTACCAAGTCTAAAAGAAGAAGACTGTTACTATTAAATGACTTAGTTGTATGCGTATCTGTTGCACCAAGATCTACTGAGGATTTTTCTGGCAGTGAACGCCTAAGTTTAAAGTGGACATATCCTGTTGCTGACGTTGAG aTTCAGGATACCAGTACTTCGCCAACATTAAGACGTTTATTAACGGCTGGATTGAATAAAGGCGGCAGCTTGAAATCTGATAGAAGCGGAGAGTGTGGGCAGGCAGGTGCAGATAGTTTGTGTGCCGAAATGAGTGACTTGATGCAAGATTACGAGGTCATGTCAAGGATAAGTGATCTTGTCGCTCAACTCAAAGGGTCGTATAAC GGTATGACTCCGGAGAATACGAAACAAATCTTACAATCCATACAATCGTCGATACAACAGAAAGACGAGGATATGATATGGGCAGACAGCTGTTGTCTACAACTAACAACGAAACAGGGCCAGATGTATACATTTCAGACTGAAAATCCGTTTGTCAAAAAAGATTGGGTAACGGAGCTGAGACTCGCCCAGCTTGCTCTAGATCCTAATAATTCACCAGCGTGGGAAGTTCCCGAACAAGAACAGAGACCTTCGACAAAAATGCCTCTATTTGTTAGCTCACAACCTGTATATCACTCGCAACATCAATCGGAG GTGCGCTGCGGTTGTTACTACACGACACAAAATCCTCGCCCGACACGACGGCGAGGAAGAAATCAGAGTTACTTATGGATCTGTACCAGTGATGGAGTGTCAAGTCACGTTACGGTATTTGGACAATCAACTACAGCAACAACTACAGCTCTAAAACAAATTATTGCGTTCGATTTGGTTGAAACAAGAGTTGCGGCTGTTGAATTTGTCAAGGGTCTTTACAATGAGCCAGTTACACTTGCCAGCGATCTTGTATGGATGGGGACAGATTCtcgaaaattaatcatttatGCAGCTTCAGAGCCAGAGAAACAGGAAGAGCTAGGGAGTTATCCAGTCTCTGGATCTGTAgtacaaataaaatatcattgcGACAATGTTTTTGTGGCGCTAGGTACCGGATCATTGTTGATGTTCATAAGACAATTTGATGGAAGCTGGCTTCTCAGAAATCCTTTGGAAATATCGCTGGGAAATGATCCGGTTTCCTGCCTAATGCCAATAAATACATTTGTATATGCCGCCTGTGGTAAAAAAGTTTGGGTACTTAACGGCAATAACGGAGAAGTAACAAAAAGCTTTAGCGCACAGCATGAGCACGTCGGAAATGTTAAACTTATGGCTCATTCCGGAGTTGGACTGTGGGTTTCGCTGAAAAATTCTAGCACAGTTTGTCTCTATCATACGGAGACGTTCAAGCACCTTCAAGACATTAACATCGCCTCAAATGTACTTAGGGTAACAAAGCCTAGTAGTTCAAATAATTCTTGCGGTGATAACTTGAACAATAACCAAACTGTCGTGACTGTGACGGCGCTGATGGCTTGTAAGGGGTTGCTCTGGGTAGGTACAAATGTTGGTATAAGTCTTACCATTCCGCTTCCTCGATTGGAAGGAGTTCCTATAATCAGCGGACGCGTCAACATATCCTATCATGCCCATTTCGGTCCAATCACCTTTTTATTAGCTAtacaaaacaacaaaaatacaaCTAACTGCATCAAGGAAGAAATCATTGAAGAGGACAATGTTCAACTTAGAAACAAAGATGTTGAGCATAACCATCGGCCAAGAGATAGGGCCAGTTTAGATGCTTCCCTCTCCAGCAACATGGCTAAATTCAAACAACAGCTAACGAGCAGCCCTGTTATGCTGAGGCGTAAAAGAAGCAAGGAAAACGAGTATCGAGGATCAAAAACCCTCCCTCGAGGTTTAGGTTGTGGCGGTTGTTTATTATCCAGTTCTATAACAAGTTCGCAAAGTTCGGGTGAGAACTGCGACGTGTATGGATTGTACGGTGAATTGATGTACGTCAAAgattatgaaaatgaaaatagctcTGGTATCGATCCTATTTATGAGACTCTAAGACAGAGCGATCCGGAACTAGCAGCTATACCAAACAAAGTAAGCACTTTGGACCGGAGGTTAAAAATGAAGATCACTAGACCCAGGTCTCTGGATCTATCTAACTGGTCTGTAGATTCGCATGCGAGTTCTTTGTATACATCGTCGGGATCTGAAGAAAACCTATCACTAAAAGCTGGAAAGTTATCACGAAACAGTAGCAATGCTAGCAGAAATGCTCCATATGAGATAACAATACCTGCTTCCAACAACACAACCCCACCTGTTAAGGATATAACGCCAGTGGTAAAATCAAAAGTAAacggtaagaaaaataaaggatCACAGCAAATTGATCAGCCTAAAAGAACAGTTTTAACTCTAATGGGTGGACGAGGGTACATTAATTGGAGATTACCAAACATTCAATCTGTTGTAGATAAAAATCCGAAGTCAACTTACACTTTAAAAGATCCTAATAGTAATGATGCTCATATTGTGTTGTGGGAAATGAAGTTATGA
- the LOC107224081 gene encoding rho guanine nucleotide exchange factor 10 isoform X4, translated as MDEMHNGVVLIKYEPRSRCRSWDDVGSARMESASQQHRNPHPPLEATRSTQSTQSARSEDSWCSASDHDLSSDDESEKSNISIKSNGQLRNTLHKARTLCDKWRSQNLRVNNPPEPLESPNNQGRLSRWFSIRRGSTNQYDVDTCDTISLTSPMKASQMPQLREVEEENGAMVQFQCMQQRRQAPPTLPPVPSNLTPQQLKRRHIVAAIVHSENSYVATLQRLVNDYKKPLEESSPPVLGQSKIATLFHRLPEILQCHTLFRIALAECVRSWDKDEKLGDVFVASFSKAIVLDIYSGFINNFSVAMDLAKQESKRKTALSDFFKVKQISAHDRLSFFGLMVKPVQRFPQFILFLQDLLKHTPQGHHDRMSLQLALTQLESLAEMLNERKREAEQFQAFKEMLRHVSGKLSHRPLSSSSRYLIREDNVTQLEFNQNGMITKSKRRRLLLLNDLVVCVSVAPRSTEDFSGSERLSLKWTYPVADVEIQDTSTSPTLRRLLTAGLNKGGSLKSDRSGECGQAGADSLCAEMSDLMQDYEVMSRISDLVAQLKGSYNGMTPENTKQILQSIQSSIQQKDEDMIWADSCCLQLTTKQGQMYTFQTENPFVKKDWVTELRLAQLALDPNNSPAWEVPEQEQRPSTKMPLFVSSQPVYHSQHQSEVRCGCYYTTQNPRPTRRRGRNQSYLWICTSDGVSSHVTVFGQSTTATTTALKQIIAFDLVETRVAAVEFVKGLYNEPVTLASDLVWMGTDSRKLIIYAASEPEKQEELGSYPVSGSVVQIKYHCDNVFVALGTGSLLMFIRQFDGSWLLRNPLEISLGNDPVSCLMPINTFVYAACGKKVWVLNGNNGEVTKSFSAQHEHVGNVKLMAHSGVGLWVSLKNSSTVCLYHTETFKHLQDINIASNVLRVTKPSSSNNSCGDNLNNNQTVVTVTALMACKGLLWVGTNVGISLTIPLPRLEGVPIISGRVNISYHAHFGPITFLLAIQNNKNTTNCIKEEIIEEDNVQLRNKDVEHNHRPRDRASLDASLSSNMAKFKQQLTSSPVMLRRKRSKENEYRGSKTLPRGLGCGGCLLSSSITSSQSSGENCDVYGLYGELMYVKDYENENSSGIDPIYETLRQSDPELAAIPNKVSTLDRRLKMKITRPRSLDLSNWSVDSHASSLYTSSGSEENLSLKAGKLSRNSSNASRNAPYEITIPASNNTTPPVKDITPVVKSKVNGKKNKGSQQIDQPKRTVLTLMGGRGYINWRLPNIQSVVDKNPKSTYTLKDPNSNDAHIVLWEMKL; from the exons ATGAGCCCCGTTCAAGATGTAGATCATGGGATGACGTAGGCTCAGCTAGAATGGAGTCAGCTAGCCAACAGCACAGAAATCCTCACCCTCCGTTGGAGGCAACGAGGTCGACGCAGTCAACTCAGTCTGCGCGTAGCGAGGATTCTTGGTGTTCTGCATCCGATCATGACCTTTCTTCTGATGATGAGAGCGAGAAAAGTAATATCAGTATTAA GAGCAACGGTCAGTTGAGGAATACTTTACACAAGGCACGAACGCTTTGTGACAAATGGAGGTCTCAGAATTTGAGGGTGAACAATCCGCCGGAGCCGCTAGAGTCGCCTAACAACCAAGGCAGACTTTCGAGGTGGTTTAGTATCCGGAGGGGATCCACAAATCAGTACGATGTGGATACGTGTGACACCATTTCCTTAACCAGCCCGATGAAAGCTTCGCAGATGCCACAGTTGCGCGAG GTTGAAGAGGAAAATGGAGCTATGGTACAGTTTCAATGTATGCAGCAGCGCAGACAAGCGCCGCCAACTCTTCCTCCTGTTCCTTCTAATTTGACACCTCAACAACTCAAGAGAAGACATATTGTAGCCGCGATTGTTCACTCGGAAAATAGCTATGTTGCTACCCTGCAAAGGCTTGTTAAT GATTATAAAAAGCCTCTGGAAGAATCATCTCCACCTGTACTTGGCCAGTCAAAAATAGCTACGTTATTTCACAGGCTACCAGAAATATTGCAGTGTCACACGTTGTTCAGAATAGCTCTAGCTGAGTGTGTACGATCATGGGATaaggatgaaaaattaggTGACGTGTTTGTTGCGAGCTTTAGCAAGGCTATTGTATTGGACATATATAGCGGCTTTATTAACAACTTTTCCGTCGCAATGGATCTGGCTAAACAGGAATCAAAGCGAAAGACTGCTCTGTCTGATTTTTTTAAG GTCAAACAAATTAGCGCGCACGACAGATTGTCATTTTTTGGACTGATGGTGAAACCAGTTCAGAGGTTTCcacaatttatattatttttacaa GACTTATTAAAACATACGCCCCAAGGGCATCATGACAGAATGTCGTTGCAGCTGGCATTGACCCAACTAGAGAGCCTGGCAGAGATGTTAAACGAGAGGAAACGTGAGGCTGAACAATTCCAAGCATTTAAGGAAATGTTACGTCACGTTTCTGGCAAACTCTCTCATCGTCCCCTTTCCTCTTCTTCGCGTTATCTAATTAGAGAGGATAACGTTACGCAACTG GAATTCAATCAAAATGGAATGATTACCAAGTCTAAAAGAAGAAGACTGTTACTATTAAATGACTTAGTTGTATGCGTATCTGTTGCACCAAGATCTACTGAGGATTTTTCTGGCAGTGAACGCCTAAGTTTAAAGTGGACATATCCTGTTGCTGACGTTGAG aTTCAGGATACCAGTACTTCGCCAACATTAAGACGTTTATTAACGGCTGGATTGAATAAAGGCGGCAGCTTGAAATCTGATAGAAGCGGAGAGTGTGGGCAGGCAGGTGCAGATAGTTTGTGTGCCGAAATGAGTGACTTGATGCAAGATTACGAGGTCATGTCAAGGATAAGTGATCTTGTCGCTCAACTCAAAGGGTCGTATAAC GGTATGACTCCGGAGAATACGAAACAAATCTTACAATCCATACAATCGTCGATACAACAGAAAGACGAGGATATGATATGGGCAGACAGCTGTTGTCTACAACTAACAACGAAACAGGGCCAGATGTATACATTTCAGACTGAAAATCCGTTTGTCAAAAAAGATTGGGTAACGGAGCTGAGACTCGCCCAGCTTGCTCTAGATCCTAATAATTCACCAGCGTGGGAAGTTCCCGAACAAGAACAGAGACCTTCGACAAAAATGCCTCTATTTGTTAGCTCACAACCTGTATATCACTCGCAACATCAATCGGAG GTGCGCTGCGGTTGTTACTACACGACACAAAATCCTCGCCCGACACGACGGCGAGGAAGAAATCAGAGTTACTTATGGATCTGTACCAGTGATGGAGTGTCAAGTCACGTTACGGTATTTGGACAATCAACTACAGCAACAACTACAGCTCTAAAACAAATTATTGCGTTCGATTTGGTTGAAACAAGAGTTGCGGCTGTTGAATTTGTCAAGGGTCTTTACAATGAGCCAGTTACACTTGCCAGCGATCTTGTATGGATGGGGACAGATTCtcgaaaattaatcatttatGCAGCTTCAGAGCCAGAGAAACAGGAAGAGCTAGGGAGTTATCCAGTCTCTGGATCTGTAgtacaaataaaatatcattgcGACAATGTTTTTGTGGCGCTAGGTACCGGATCATTGTTGATGTTCATAAGACAATTTGATGGAAGCTGGCTTCTCAGAAATCCTTTGGAAATATCGCTGGGAAATGATCCGGTTTCCTGCCTAATGCCAATAAATACATTTGTATATGCCGCCTGTGGTAAAAAAGTTTGGGTACTTAACGGCAATAACGGAGAAGTAACAAAAAGCTTTAGCGCACAGCATGAGCACGTCGGAAATGTTAAACTTATGGCTCATTCCGGAGTTGGACTGTGGGTTTCGCTGAAAAATTCTAGCACAGTTTGTCTCTATCATACGGAGACGTTCAAGCACCTTCAAGACATTAACATCGCCTCAAATGTACTTAGGGTAACAAAGCCTAGTAGTTCAAATAATTCTTGCGGTGATAACTTGAACAATAACCAAACTGTCGTGACTGTGACGGCGCTGATGGCTTGTAAGGGGTTGCTCTGGGTAGGTACAAATGTTGGTATAAGTCTTACCATTCCGCTTCCTCGATTGGAAGGAGTTCCTATAATCAGCGGACGCGTCAACATATCCTATCATGCCCATTTCGGTCCAATCACCTTTTTATTAGCTAtacaaaacaacaaaaatacaaCTAACTGCATCAAGGAAGAAATCATTGAAGAGGACAATGTTCAACTTAGAAACAAAGATGTTGAGCATAACCATCGGCCAAGAGATAGGGCCAGTTTAGATGCTTCCCTCTCCAGCAACATGGCTAAATTCAAACAACAGCTAACGAGCAGCCCTGTTATGCTGAGGCGTAAAAGAAGCAAGGAAAACGAGTATCGAGGATCAAAAACCCTCCCTCGAGGTTTAGGTTGTGGCGGTTGTTTATTATCCAGTTCTATAACAAGTTCGCAAAGTTCGGGTGAGAACTGCGACGTGTATGGATTGTACGGTGAATTGATGTACGTCAAAgattatgaaaatgaaaatagctcTGGTATCGATCCTATTTATGAGACTCTAAGACAGAGCGATCCGGAACTAGCAGCTATACCAAACAAAGTAAGCACTTTGGACCGGAGGTTAAAAATGAAGATCACTAGACCCAGGTCTCTGGATCTATCTAACTGGTCTGTAGATTCGCATGCGAGTTCTTTGTATACATCGTCGGGATCTGAAGAAAACCTATCACTAAAAGCTGGAAAGTTATCACGAAACAGTAGCAATGCTAGCAGAAATGCTCCATATGAGATAACAATACCTGCTTCCAACAACACAACCCCACCTGTTAAGGATATAACGCCAGTGGTAAAATCAAAAGTAAacggtaagaaaaataaaggatCACAGCAAATTGATCAGCCTAAAAGAACAGTTTTAACTCTAATGGGTGGACGAGGGTACATTAATTGGAGATTACCAAACATTCAATCTGTTGTAGATAAAAATCCGAAGTCAACTTACACTTTAAAAGATCCTAATAGTAATGATGCTCATATTGTGTTGTGGGAAATGAAGTTATGA